Genomic segment of Thermodesulfobacteriota bacterium:
AGGTGAGGGGGAGGTATCCCGTCGGGCTGTTCGTCATCACGGCGCTCGTGCTGCTCATCGCAAATTTCGTGAACCTGCATTCGCTTTCGGCGGCGACGAGCACGGGATTCATACTGGTATTCCTGATGGTGAACGCGGCGGGGGCGTGTCTCGCGGCCGCGACCGGCGCGAAGAAGTGGGTGTGTATGACCGGGGCGGTGGTGTGTGCGGTCGCGCTCTTGATTCTGTTCGTGGAGACGGCGAGGGACCCGGAGAACAGAAGGGATTTGTGGTTTATCGGCGGGCTGATGGCGCTGCCGGTCGTGTACCAGGCGGCGTACAGGCTGGGGGCGAGGAGGTGATCGGGGGCTTCGATAAAAACGCTTGATTGATTGCTGGAGGAAGTGGATTCCCGACCCGTCTTCGCTTCGGACCTCGCCAAGGCTTCCACCTTCGCTGAAGCTACGGTGGACAAGTCGGTCGATAAAAGGCTTCGCCGGACAAAGTCGGCAGACAGGCAGGATGCCGGATTAGAAGAAGATTGCCGCGGTCGCGCGGGGCGCTCGCTCGCAATGACGCGCTGAAGGTGACCCCTGCATTGATCCTCCCCCCGGGAGGGGAGGAAGATCGGGGATTATAAATGCGGCACGCTGCGCGGGGCGATGGTATCGCTGCTGCGCCGGGTTCGCGTGTGCCCGCAGCGCCGCTTTTATTGTATCGGCATCCCTGTTAGAATAATCGGACATCCGCAAGGGTGGGGAGAGCACATGATACTCGTTACCGGCGCTACGGGCAGGACCGGACGTAGGGTCGCGCGGCGTCTTTCGAAGTGGGGCTACACGTTCACCGCGATGGTGAGAGACCCCGAGAAGGCCGCCGGTTTGAAATCCAAGTCTATCGATCTCGTCCAGGGCGATTTCGGGAAGACCGACAGCCTGAAGAGTGCGCTCGAAGGCGTGGAGCACGCGTTTATGCTCTCGCCGGACTGCGGAAACCAGTTCGAGCTCGAAAAGAACTTCATCGACGCCGCGCGGGAAGCGGGCGTCAAATACCTCGTTAAATATTCGGTAATCGGGGCGAGCCCGGATTCACCGAGCAGGCTTTTGCGCTGGCACGGCGAGGCCGAGGAGTATTTGCGTGCGTCGGGTCTTAGGCATACGATAGTGAGGCCGAGCGTGTTCATGCAGAATTTTTCGACGCACTACGCGCAGTCGATAAGGGA
This window contains:
- a CDS encoding SDR family oxidoreductase; protein product: MILVTGATGRTGRRVARRLSKWGYTFTAMVRDPEKAAGLKSKSIDLVQGDFGKTDSLKSALEGVEHAFMLSPDCGNQFELEKNFIDAAREAGVKYLVKYSVIGASPDSPSRLLRWHGEAEEYLRASGLRHTIVRPSVFMQNFSTHYAQSIRENREIRLPFGEAGCAWVDVRDAARLIAKLLTENGNSDGVLTVTGPEALTGNDVAEIFSDKLGKKIEYVDVKPKEFRKDLVSYGMPEQVAEAVSELYKLIGEGLCDFVTDTFYEVTEKQSRTFEEFVDDNLSVFLKKKKKKHA